One region of Eupeodes corollae chromosome 1, idEupCoro1.1, whole genome shotgun sequence genomic DNA includes:
- the LOC129939666 gene encoding uncharacterized protein LOC129939666, which produces MYFATSIIIGLAFGSAIFAAFVLILRRKSNYIFGIYPEKGIFYRLKYPLAKQFVRYWRRKIFTEHENELNSVEYLQSLEKPQTLSSDPKSYDVVSFFGANDKGYKFMITMERRRRGITRAAFYLWIPNRGLLSSPNLPDMEHFTTDGNTESEEFVANGFKIYPTECMRQWKITYNGAVKQGHKRFDFKFDGIFASQLKHFDYNRDLSSSVIADSVARESWDDQFFHMVWNVDSILKNRTHYEQSGKINGTFQLGDEPQVQLNLSSFRDHSVGTDRCLSSIYRYVYFALFLEDGTNLVVGILSQPSFFLSSLKVGYICLAEGGGYDPITSCNFELYSYGERGFPPKHENFIVETKERRHFVQIKAEESAIRYVGGDWESKVYNQFVSCTVNGVKGHGIAEYLYRNKTGRSEAVAETDPKWYKEIKSFERSLSQRELADEWSGVVW; this is translated from the coding sequence ATGTACTTCGCTACAAGCATTATAATTGGACTGGCATTCGGCTCAGCAATTTTCGCTGCATTCGTACTGATTTTGCGGCGAAAATCAAACTATATCTTTGGCATTTATCCAGAGAAGGGAATCTTCTATCGTCTCAAGTATCCACTGGCCAAGCAATTTGTTCGCTATTGGAGGCGAAAAATCTTCACCGAACATGAAAATGAGTTAAATTCTGTGGAATATTTACAATCCTTGGAGAAGCCGCAGACTTTATCCAGTGATCCTAAGTCGTATGATGTGGTGTCATTCTTTGGAGCTAACGACAAAGGTTACAAGTTTATGATAACCATGGAACGCCGTCGCAGAGGTATTACGCGGGCTGCCTTTTATCTATGGATTCCAAATCGCGGACTTCTTTCGTCGCCAAATCTTCCAGACATGGAGCACTTTACGACCGATGGTAACACCGAAAGCGAGGAGTTTGTAGCTAACGGTTTCAAAATATATCCCACGGAATGCATGCGTCAATGGAAAATTACCTACAATGGCGCAGTCAAGCAAGGCCACAAACGCTTTGATTTCAAATTCGATGGTATATTTGCGTCGCAACTGAAGCACTTTGACTACAATAGGGATCTTAGCTCCTCAGTGATTGCAGATTCCGTGGCTCGAGAGTCATGGGATGATCAGTTCTTCCACATGGTTTGGAATGTTGACAGTATACTGAAGAATAGAACTCACTACGAGCAATCTGGAAAAATCAACGGGACTTTCCAGCTTGGCGACGAGCCTCAAGTGCAACTTAATCTGAGCTCATTCAGGGATCACAGTGTCGGAACGGATCGATGCCTTTCGTCTATTTACCGATACGTCTATTTTGCTCTGTTCCTTGAAGATGGCACTAATTTGGTGGTGGGAATCCTAAGTCAACCATCGTTTTTCCTATCTTCTTTGAAGGTTGGATATATTTGCTTGGCCGAGGGCGGTGGTTACGATCCAATTACAAGTTGTAACTTCGAGCTTTATTCCTACGGAGAGAGAGGTTTCCCGCCTAAGCACGAAAACTTTATTGTTGAGACCAAGGAACGCAGGCATTTTGTACAAATCAAAGCGGAAGAAAGTGCTATTCGTTATGTTGGAGGGGATTGGGAGTCCAAGGTCTATAATCAATTTGTTTCGTGTACAGTGAATGGTGTTAAGGGACATGGAATCGCAGAGTACTTGTACAGAAATAAAACTGGCCGTTCTGAAGCTGTTGCTGAAACCGACCCAAAATGGTACAAGGAAATTAAATCGTTCGAGAGAAGTCTTAGTCAAAGGGAGCTCGCTGATGAATGGAGTGGCGTTGTGTGGTAA